TTCAGCCATCTGCGTGTATACCTGCTGTAAGACAGGGGCTAATTTTTTTGAAATAGTTCCGCAAACCATCAGCATGTCCGCGTGTCTTGGCGAGAAAGAGTTTCTCTCCATTCCAAATCTTGATCCGTCGTATGTAGGATTCAGGAACGCCATATATTCAATGCCGCAGCAGGAAGTTGCAAATGGTAAAGGCCAAAGCGAGTAACTTCTCGCCAAACCGATTACGCTGCTCAATTTGGTAGCAAAGAAGCCTTCACCTTCATAACCTTCAGGTGCCTGCGCATCCATTCTTACTACCGGTTTATTATCTGACATAAGTCTTGTGTTTAAAGTTAAAAGTTTAAGGTTTCAGGTTTAAAGTTCAAATTTTATTCGTAACTCATGTTCCTGCTTCCTTTTGTTATTTATCCCAGTCCAGTGCGCCTCTTTTCCAAACATAAATAAATGCAAGGAAGAAAACAGCTACGAAAGTAAGGACCGCGAGAAAACCGGCCACACCGAATTCCCTGAAATTTACAGCATAAGGATAAAAGAATACAATCTCGATATCAAAAAGCACAAAAAGTACGGCAGTAAGGAAATATTTAACCGAAAACGGCGTTCTCGCATTTCCTTCAACTTCGATTCCGCACTCGAAACTTTCGTTTTTACGGTTCTGGGCTTTGCTTTGCTTTGGTCCCAGGAAATGGGTTCCGATTAGAGACAGCAGAACGAAACTCAAACCTACAGCTGCCTGTATGAGTATCGGGATATAATTTTCAGGTAAGTTCATTACTGGGTTGTTTTCTCAATCTGCAAATTTAGCAAATAAAGATTAAAACGAAATCCAAAGACTCAAAAAAAAACGAAAAGAATGATACCTTAGTGTCGGTATTTAGAATTGTTATAAATAATTATTTTTTGCTTGAATTTTTCATTTTTCTAATTGCGATAAAGGCCATAAACGCGATGTAAAGAAATAGGAAGCTGGCAAAGAGAATATTCACAATGGTATTGATACGATCATCCTGTATCTGAAAAAACTGATTGTAGACGATAAACAAAAGGATCATCGATCCATAGATGTAGAGGTGTTTTTTCATCTCTTTTTAACTTAAAATTCCATAGAATAGGTTCTCCTCCGTTTATGATTTACAGGATTATAGTCCTGCCACAGCAGTTGGATTGCTTTGTTTTCTTCGAGTTCAGGATTGGTTTCCAGGTGTTTTACGCCTTTTTTTCTGAACCTGTCGAAGATTTCTTTGAATATAATTGAAGTCACGCCGCGACGCTGGTATTCCGGATGTATCCCGATCAGATAAAAATTTGCGCGGTCGTTTTTCTTTCCGGCCTGCAGGAAATACCACCACCCAAAAGGGAAAAGTTTGCCGTTGGATTTTTGCAGTGCCCGGGAGTAAGAGGGCATGGTAATCGCAAAGGAAATTAAATTGTTCTGCTCATCTGCAATACAAATGATATAATCCTTATTGATGAACGGGAAATATTTTTCCTTGTAAGTCTTAATCTGCTCTTCGGTAATTGGGGTGTAGGTAGAGAGATTTTTATAAGTTTCATCCAAGAGCCTGAACATGGGGTCTATGTAGGGTATGATTTCATTTTTAGTTCTGAAATTCAATACTTTGAGCTTGTATTTTTCTTTTACAAGTTCATTAAATTTTATAACCTTTTCAGGAAGAACTTCAGGAAATTTGATTTCATATTCCACCCACTCCTTTTCTTTGGTAAGACCCAGATTTTCAAGATGTTTCGGATAATATTCAAAGTTGTAAATGCCGATCATCGTAGCAATTTCATCAAAACCGTGCACCAGCATTCCTGCTTTATCCAGGTTGGTAAATCCCATTGGGCCTTCGATCTTGCTGATGTTGTTTTCTTTAGCGAAATTTACCGCCGTCTCAATCAGTGCTTTGGACACTTCAACATCATCAATGAAATCGATCCACCCAAACCGTACTTTTCTGATCCCAAGTTCAGCCTCTTCCTTTTTATTGATGATCACCGCAATTCTGCCGGCAATTTTTTCATTTTTATAGGCCAGAAACTGCCGGGCTTCGGAATACTGGAGTGCGGGATTTTCTTTTTTGTTCCAGATCTGCTTTTCATCGGTAATTAAAGAGGGTACAAAGTTTTTGTTATTTTTGTATAAATCCATAGGGAACCGGATGAATTCCATCAGCTCATTATCGGATTTTACCTCTTTAATAAAGATCGCAGACATGTTTGTAAAATTAAGGAAAGACAAAGATACTTATTAATTAAAAATGAGTAGTAATTTGGCATAGTTTTTCCATAAAAAAAGAGAATTTTAAACTGAAAAAACAATCAAAAAATAATAGAAATGAGTGGTTATTATCTTATCATTGGAGCGATTTTCATTATCAGTATGATCGTGCAGAACAGGCTCCGTTCAAAATTTGCATACTATTCCAATGTTCATCTGCAGAATGGGATGTCCGGGAAAGAAATTGCTGAAAAAATGCTTCGGGACAACGGAATTCAGGATGTTCAGGTGATATCGGTACCTGGCCAGCTTACGGACCATTACAATCCTGAAAATAAGACCATCAACCTGTCTGAAGGGGTTTATATGCAGAGAAATGCGGCGGCGGCAGCGGTTGCGGCGCACGAAACCGGCCACGCCGTTCAGCACGCTGTGGGTTATTCTATGTTGCAGCTGCGTTCCAAAATGGTTCCGGCGGTTAACTTTTCATCAAAACTTTTACAGTTTGTTCTTATGGCGGGTATTGTAGTAATGGCATCCAGCGGGAATAAAACGCTTTTGCTTATTGGTGTGATTCTTTTCGCTGTAACAACAGCTTTTGCGTTTGTAACGCTTCCTGTAGAGTATGATGCGAGTAAAAGGGCACTAGCCTGGTTGAAAAGCTCAGGCACACTGGCCAACAAAGCTGAGTATGAAGGTGCGGATGATTCGCTTAAATGGGCCGCGAGAACCTATGTTGTAGCAGCTTTGGGATCGTTAGCTCAGCTTATTTATTTCGCGTCGATGCTTACGGGAAGGAGAGATTAAATTAAATAAATTTAAAAGAAATATGCTGCATCTCGGAAAGAACTTCCGAGATGTTTTCTTTTTGTGAAGTTTTAACCATTGCTGTAATGGTGCAGTTTTGCTCCGTCGTGAAGTCAAGAATTTTTCCGTCGAATTTATTAAGCAGGGTAAAAATAACATTTTGCTGATTAAACCCGAAATGAATTTCGAGCACGGACTCCAGTTCGCGGGTGATGATTTCTGCTTCTTCCAGAACCATTTTTGCCGATTCCTTATAGGCCTTTACCAACCCCGAAACCCCGAGTTTTGTACCGCCGTAATACCGAACCACGACGAGAAGAATATTTGTAAGATCGTTCGCAAGAAGTTGGTTATAGATGGGTAATCCGGCACTTCCGGAAGGTTCGCCGTCGTCATTGGCGCGGTAATTTTCGCCATTTAAACCCAGGCGAAATGCGTAGCAGTGGTGTGTGGCTTTCGGATGTTCAGCTTTCAGGGCGTCGAGGAACTTTTTTAACTCTTTTTCATCGTTTACAGGATAGGCAAAACCAAGGAATTTGCTTCCTTTCTCCTTTAAAAGGATGTCTTCTACGGGCGATTTAATGGTTCTGAATTCAAACTGCATGGTTCAAGTAGTGTTTCACGACATTACTCCGGAAATGTTCTGTGCTGAAAGGTAGTGCCGAAATTTCAGGTGCTGTGGTGCCGCTTTTCAGAAAAAGGTTTTCGTTGGTAATCACAAAGGCCTCATCCCAAAGATTTTGACTGATGAACTGTTGAATCGTAAAACCTCCGCCTTCTACAATAACCGACTGGATCTGCATCCCGTAAAGCCGGTGCATTAAATCCTGCAGGAAATTTTCTTTTGATATTCTGATGAATTTTATGTTTTCCTCAGCAACTTCTTTTTTCGAATTGAAAATAAATGTTTCTGCTTCACTGTTATAAATATTGAAATCCGAAGGAACTTTCAAATCAAAATCAATAAGAATCCGGATTGGATTTTTACCGGAAACATTCCGTACAGATAAGCTCGGATTGTCTCTTAAAGCCGTTTGCGTCCCAACTAAAATGGCATGTTCGTCAGCACGGAGCTGATGTGTATACTGATTTACAATGACATTTGAAATCGGGTAGGGCTGAAAATTTTTATCCATAAAACCATCTTCCGACTGCGCCCATTTTAGAATAATATATGGCCTTTTTTTCTGGTGGAAAGTGAAAAATCTTTTGTTTAAATCCCTACACTCTTTTTCCAACACACCACTTACAACTTTGATTCCTGCGTCTTCGAGGATCTGTTTTCCTTTGCCGTTAACTTTTTCGTGGGAATCCAAAGTTCCAATAACGACGGTTTTAAAACCAATTTCCTTTAGTTTTAATGCGCAGGGCGGTGTTTTTCCGAAATGGGAGCAGGGTTCCAGTGATACATAAATGGTGGATTCGGGTAGCAATGATGAATCTTTTACAGAGTTTATCGCGTTGATTTCCGCATGCGGCTCACCGGCTTTTTCATGATAACCTTCCCCGATAATTTTACCGTTATGAACGATCACGCTGCCTACCAGGGGATTCGGATAAGTGTTTCCGGCAGCTTTTTTCGCCAGTTCAATGCAGCGTCTTAAATAAAATTCGTCCGTCATTGTATAAAAAAGCGAAGACAAATTTCTTTGCTTCGCCTTTCAGTTTTCTAAATTATTTTTACTCTCCGCTGATAATTTTGTGGAGGTTTTGTTTCAGGGTTTCAAGCTGTGCCTTTTTGTCGTAAATGTTTGCATAAGTGTCCTTCAATAAAGGATTTTCTCTGCTCGGATTGCTAAAGAAACCGAGGTTGTTTTCCAGCGTTGCGATTTCTGCCTCTAGATCTGCAACCTGATTTTTAATCTTCCGGGCTTTGTCAGTCAGTTGATTTTCAGAAAGGTTTTCATCTTTTATTTCGAATTCGCTTACTTTGTTGAGCTTCAATTTTTCTCTTAAAGTTTTATTGAATTCGGAATTTATAGAAAGTTTCTCGCGCGGCACTTTACCTATTGCATTCCACTTTCCTTTGATTTCTTCAATTTTTTCAACGCTGGTTTCGTCGCTGCCCACTTCCTTTAGTTCATCGAGCAGGGCGCGTTTGAGCTTATAGTTTTCCTTCCAGTTGTCGCCGCTGCCGGTAGTATTTTTAGACCTGTAGTTTCCAAAAAAAGTATTGCAGGCCCCGCGGAAATCATCCCAAATCTTATTAGCCTGGCTTCTGGGAACGTGACCGATTTTTTTCCAGTCTTCCTGAAGTTTTTTGAAGAGGGGTACCATGGTGTCCCAGTCTTCGGAATTCATATTGTCTTTGGCAATCTGAATTAGTTTCAGTTTTTCTTCAAGGTTGGTGACCTGGCTCCCCTTCAGGTTTTTGTAAAAATTGTTTTTAACGGTATTGAAGTCCCTTAGGGTTTGCTTAAAATCGTTCCAGTTCTGGTTTGAAATCTTTCTTGGGACGCTGCCAATCTTCAGGAACTCTGTCCTTAAATCTTCCACTTTTTTTATGGCATTTTGCCAGAAGCTGTGGTTAGGCGCATTTTCTGGTGAAGAGAGTTTTTTTATTTCGGCTATGATCTGGTTTTTCTTTTCCAGATTGGCCTTCTGTTCCTCTTCAATTGCTGCAGAAAGTTCAGATTTTCTTTCGTGGATTTGGTTAGAGATCTCCCTGAACTCGTCCCAGGTTTTCTCACGGAATTCTTCTGCAACCGGTTCTGCCTCTTCCTTCCATAATTTATGAAGGTATTGCAGCTCATTCAGGGCTTTCTGTACCGGTTCTTTTACCAGCTCTTTTGCCCGCTCAATGATTTGCTGCCTTTTTTCAAGGTTGTGGGTGTATTCCTGATGCAGATAATCCTTATTCAGATCCAGCATGGCATAAAACTGGTTCAAATGATGGAAATAATTGTTATTCAGAAGCTTAAACTCCGATTTTGCCACCTGTCCGGCGCTGCTCCAAGCCTGTTTGATCTCACGGATTTCCTTGAAAAGGTTGGTTCCCGGCTCACTGTTGGTGTAGAGGTTTTTCAGCCGTTCTATAATTTCCTGTCTGGCGGCAAGGTTTTCAGCGTGCTGCTCTTCCTGTTTGGCAAGGTAACTGTCGTGTTTCTCTTTGAATATCGTGATTAACCCGGAAAGTTTTGATAATGACGGATGTTCCCAGCTGAAGTTTTCTTCGCTGTTTCCCGCGGAGATAAACTCGTGTTTCTTGTCTTCGGTTTCCTCCTGCATTTTTTGGGTTGCCAACTCTCTCAGCTGTTGGAACTGACGGTTTTTTTCACCGGCATTTTGCTCATTTACGAGTTTTTCCATTTCACCAATTACCTGTTCAGCATTCCGGGAGTCGGTTGTATGATCCGGTGTTTCTTCCTGATCCTCTTCAGCCTCTTCGGGGTCAATCTCGGAAAGAACTTTTTCCTCCGGGATGTGGAAAGGCTTTTGAGTATGCATGCTTTGCTGGTGTTCCGGAGTGGCCTCCATGATTTCTGTCGCTGAACTTTGCGGAACTTCTTCGCTTATTTCATCAGTAAGCATTTCTTCCTTATTTGGATCTACTTCAGATAAAACCTTTTCTTCCGGCGGCATCTGCACCGATTTCTGAGTGTCCACATCAGACTGGT
The sequence above is a segment of the Chryseobacterium taklimakanense genome. Coding sequences within it:
- a CDS encoding YigZ family protein, whose protein sequence is MQFEFRTIKSPVEDILLKEKGSKFLGFAYPVNDEKELKKFLDALKAEHPKATHHCYAFRLGLNGENYRANDDGEPSGSAGLPIYNQLLANDLTNILLVVVRYYGGTKLGVSGLVKAYKESAKMVLEEAEIITRELESVLEIHFGFNQQNVIFTLLNKFDGKILDFTTEQNCTITAMVKTSQKENISEVLSEMQHISFKFI
- a CDS encoding zinc metallopeptidase, with translation MSGYYLIIGAIFIISMIVQNRLRSKFAYYSNVHLQNGMSGKEIAEKMLRDNGIQDVQVISVPGQLTDHYNPENKTINLSEGVYMQRNAAAAAVAAHETGHAVQHAVGYSMLQLRSKMVPAVNFSSKLLQFVLMAGIVVMASSGNKTLLLIGVILFAVTTAFAFVTLPVEYDASKRALAWLKSSGTLANKAEYEGADDSLKWAARTYVVAALGSLAQLIYFASMLTGRRD
- a CDS encoding NADH-quinone oxidoreductase subunit B codes for the protein MSDNKPVVRMDAQAPEGYEGEGFFATKLSSVIGLARSYSLWPLPFATSCCGIEYMAFLNPTYDGSRFGMERNSFSPRHADMLMVCGTISKKLAPVLQQVYTQMAEPRWVVAVGACASSGGIFDTYSVLQGIDRIIPVDVYVPGCPPRPEQIIEGVMQVQALAQSESLRRRDTPEYQALLESYGIK
- the ribD gene encoding bifunctional diaminohydroxyphosphoribosylaminopyrimidine deaminase/5-amino-6-(5-phosphoribosylamino)uracil reductase RibD, with protein sequence MTDEFYLRRCIELAKKAAGNTYPNPLVGSVIVHNGKIIGEGYHEKAGEPHAEINAINSVKDSSLLPESTIYVSLEPCSHFGKTPPCALKLKEIGFKTVVIGTLDSHEKVNGKGKQILEDAGIKVVSGVLEKECRDLNKRFFTFHQKKRPYIILKWAQSEDGFMDKNFQPYPISNVIVNQYTHQLRADEHAILVGTQTALRDNPSLSVRNVSGKNPIRILIDFDLKVPSDFNIYNSEAETFIFNSKKEVAEENIKFIRISKENFLQDLMHRLYGMQIQSVIVEGGGFTIQQFISQNLWDEAFVITNENLFLKSGTTAPEISALPFSTEHFRSNVVKHYLNHAV
- a CDS encoding GNAT family N-acetyltransferase encodes the protein MSAIFIKEVKSDNELMEFIRFPMDLYKNNKNFVPSLITDEKQIWNKKENPALQYSEARQFLAYKNEKIAGRIAVIINKKEEAELGIRKVRFGWIDFIDDVEVSKALIETAVNFAKENNISKIEGPMGFTNLDKAGMLVHGFDEIATMIGIYNFEYYPKHLENLGLTKEKEWVEYEIKFPEVLPEKVIKFNELVKEKYKLKVLNFRTKNEIIPYIDPMFRLLDETYKNLSTYTPITEEQIKTYKEKYFPFINKDYIICIADEQNNLISFAITMPSYSRALQKSNGKLFPFGWWYFLQAGKKNDRANFYLIGIHPEYQRRGVTSIIFKEIFDRFRKKGVKHLETNPELEENKAIQLLWQDYNPVNHKRRRTYSMEF
- a CDS encoding DUF349 domain-containing protein, with the translated sequence MEATPEHQQSMHTQKPFHIPEEKVLSEIDPEEAEEDQEETPDHTTDSRNAEQVIGEMEKLVNEQNAGEKNRQFQQLRELATQKMQEETEDKKHEFISAGNSEENFSWEHPSLSKLSGLITIFKEKHDSYLAKQEEQHAENLAARQEIIERLKNLYTNSEPGTNLFKEIREIKQAWSSAGQVAKSEFKLLNNNYFHHLNQFYAMLDLNKDYLHQEYTHNLEKRQQIIERAKELVKEPVQKALNELQYLHKLWKEEAEPVAEEFREKTWDEFREISNQIHERKSELSAAIEEEQKANLEKKNQIIAEIKKLSSPENAPNHSFWQNAIKKVEDLRTEFLKIGSVPRKISNQNWNDFKQTLRDFNTVKNNFYKNLKGSQVTNLEEKLKLIQIAKDNMNSEDWDTMVPLFKKLQEDWKKIGHVPRSQANKIWDDFRGACNTFFGNYRSKNTTGSGDNWKENYKLKRALLDELKEVGSDETSVEKIEEIKGKWNAIGKVPREKLSINSEFNKTLREKLKLNKVSEFEIKDENLSENQLTDKARKIKNQVADLEAEIATLENNLGFFSNPSRENPLLKDTYANIYDKKAQLETLKQNLHKIISGE
- a CDS encoding NADH-quinone oxidoreductase subunit A is translated as MNLPENYIPILIQAAVGLSFVLLSLIGTHFLGPKQSKAQNRKNESFECGIEVEGNARTPFSVKYFLTAVLFVLFDIEIVFFYPYAVNFREFGVAGFLAVLTFVAVFFLAFIYVWKRGALDWDK